One segment of Variovorax sp. PAMC28562 DNA contains the following:
- a CDS encoding enoyl-CoA hydratase family protein: MKHYIGERSPMRAQFEAKAGYVARHFAWSYEAGVGTITLNRPERKNPLTFDSYAELRDLFRALNYATDVKAIVVTGAGGNFCSGGDVHEIIGPLTKMTMPEMLEFTRMTGDLVKAIRQCPQPIIGAIDGICAGAGAMIALACDLRYGSPATRTAFLFTRVGLAGADMGACALLPRMIGQGRASELLFTGRAMTAQEGFAWGFFNALHDGDALLAAATAVARDLAEGPTFAHGMTKTMLAQEWSMTIDQAIESEAQAQAICMQTEDFKRAYEAFSAKRKPVFQGD; encoded by the coding sequence ATGAAACATTACATCGGTGAGCGCAGCCCCATGCGCGCGCAATTCGAGGCGAAGGCCGGATACGTGGCCAGGCATTTCGCGTGGTCGTACGAAGCCGGCGTCGGCACCATCACGCTGAACCGCCCCGAGCGCAAGAACCCTCTCACGTTCGACTCGTACGCCGAACTTCGCGACCTGTTCCGCGCGCTGAACTACGCGACCGACGTGAAGGCGATCGTCGTCACAGGTGCGGGTGGCAACTTCTGCTCGGGCGGCGATGTGCATGAAATCATCGGGCCGCTTACCAAGATGACGATGCCGGAGATGCTCGAGTTCACGCGCATGACGGGTGACCTGGTCAAGGCGATCCGGCAATGTCCGCAGCCGATCATTGGCGCCATCGACGGTATCTGCGCCGGCGCGGGCGCGATGATCGCGCTGGCCTGCGACCTGCGCTACGGCTCGCCCGCAACGCGCACCGCGTTCCTGTTCACTCGCGTGGGCCTGGCCGGTGCCGACATGGGCGCTTGCGCACTGTTGCCGCGCATGATCGGCCAGGGTCGTGCATCGGAGCTGCTCTTCACTGGGCGCGCAATGACGGCGCAAGAGGGTTTTGCCTGGGGATTTTTCAACGCGCTGCATGACGGCGATGCACTGCTTGCGGCCGCAACAGCAGTTGCCCGCGATCTGGCTGAAGGCCCGACCTTCGCGCACGGCATGACGAAGACGATGCTCGCGCAGGAGTGGTCGATGACCATCGATCAGGCGATCGAATCCGAAGCGCAGGCGCAGGCGATCTGCATGCAGACCGAAGACTTCAAGCGTGCGTACGAGGCGTTCTCCGCCAAGCGCAAGCCCGTGTTCCAAGGGGATTGA
- a CDS encoding MarR family winged helix-turn-helix transcriptional regulator, which yields MDLEARAHSEHPDELRLWLRMLTCTQLIEKQVRNGLRERFATTLPRFDLMSQLERAPDGMKMNELSRRMMVTGGNVTGITDQLVTEGLVERVDVAGDRRAWRVRLTVRGRKAFIDMAEQHEHWIVEAFGGLSSKEITQLHRLLGKVKQHSSSPLAEAEK from the coding sequence ATGGACCTCGAAGCCCGCGCCCACAGCGAACACCCCGACGAGTTGCGGCTCTGGCTGCGCATGCTGACCTGCACCCAGTTGATCGAAAAGCAGGTGCGTAACGGGCTGCGCGAACGCTTTGCCACGACGCTGCCGCGCTTCGACCTGATGTCGCAGCTCGAGCGCGCACCCGATGGCATGAAGATGAACGAGCTGTCGCGCCGCATGATGGTGACCGGCGGCAACGTGACCGGTATCACCGACCAGCTGGTCACGGAAGGCCTGGTCGAACGCGTCGACGTGGCCGGCGACCGCCGTGCCTGGCGCGTGCGTCTTACCGTGCGCGGACGCAAGGCCTTCATCGACATGGCCGAGCAGCATGAGCACTGGATCGTCGAGGCTTTCGGCGGACTGAGCAGCAAAGAGATCACGCAACTTCACCGCCTGCTCGGCAAGGTGAAGCAACATTCCAGCAGCCCGTTGGCAGAGGCCGAAAAATGA
- a CDS encoding bifunctional salicylyl-CoA 5-hydroxylase/oxidoreductase has product MNSLKSILCIGGGPAGLYFALLMKARQPSLQITVLERNRPFDTFGWGVVLSDQTLANLDAADHASATLIGNSFHHWDDIQVFFKGEAVRSGGHGFCGIGRKHLLNILQERCLALGVDLVFETDAADDQAAAAKYDADLVIACDGLNSRIRQRYAETFEPDVDLRKCRFVWLGTHQTFDAFTFAFEQTEHGWFQAHAYQFDDDTSTFIVETPEEVWKAHGLDAMEQPEAIAFCEKLFAKYLGGHALISNAQHLRGSANWILFPRVVCKHWVHRIEVAGKTVPVVLMGDAAHTAHFSIGSGTKLALEDAIDLANEFALGENINEVLAAYEAHRSVEVLKIQNAARNSTEWFENVGRYTGMKVEQFAYSLLTRSQRISHENLRLRDAAWLGGYEQWLAGGKKAIPPMLMPLTVRGLTLKNRIVVSPMAMYSAVDGVPMDFHLVHLGARALGGAAMVFVEMTSPTPEGRITPACTGLYNDAQSAAFRRIVDFVHGQSSAKIGMQLGHSGPKGSTRVGWEGTDEPLEAGNWPLLAASALAYGEQNQLPAAMTRADMDLMREQFVASTRRTAEAGFDWLELHCAHGYLLSAFLSPLTNLRDDEYGGATENRLRYPLEVFAAMRAAWPAERPMSVRISAHDWAPGGNTDDDAIAMARAFKAAGCDVIDVSSGQTTRAAAPIYGRMYQTPFSDRIRNEVGIATIAVGAITDADQANSIIAAGRADLCAVARPHLADPAWTLHEAAKLQSRAVEWPKQYLSGRDQMYREIAKQKDMLAAASAAAASAAASKSLPPEE; this is encoded by the coding sequence ATGAACAGCCTAAAAAGCATCCTTTGTATCGGCGGTGGCCCCGCAGGGCTCTACTTTGCACTGCTCATGAAAGCACGCCAGCCGTCGCTGCAAATCACGGTGCTGGAGCGCAATCGGCCATTCGATACCTTTGGCTGGGGCGTGGTGCTCAGCGACCAGACGCTCGCCAATCTCGACGCCGCCGACCATGCCAGCGCAACGCTGATCGGCAACTCGTTCCACCACTGGGACGATATCCAGGTCTTCTTCAAAGGCGAAGCGGTTCGCTCTGGCGGCCATGGCTTTTGCGGCATCGGCCGCAAGCACCTGCTCAACATCCTGCAAGAGCGGTGCCTGGCTTTGGGCGTCGACCTCGTGTTCGAAACCGATGCAGCCGACGATCAGGCAGCAGCGGCGAAGTACGACGCCGACCTGGTGATCGCCTGCGACGGACTGAACAGCCGGATTCGTCAACGCTACGCCGAGACCTTCGAGCCCGACGTCGATCTGCGCAAATGCCGCTTCGTTTGGCTCGGCACGCATCAGACCTTCGACGCCTTCACCTTTGCTTTCGAGCAGACCGAGCACGGCTGGTTTCAAGCGCACGCGTACCAGTTCGACGACGACACCTCGACCTTTATCGTCGAGACGCCCGAAGAGGTCTGGAAGGCGCACGGACTCGACGCCATGGAGCAACCGGAGGCCATCGCTTTCTGCGAGAAGCTCTTCGCTAAGTACCTCGGTGGCCACGCGCTCATCAGCAATGCGCAGCACCTGCGTGGCTCTGCCAACTGGATTCTCTTTCCGCGCGTGGTGTGCAAACACTGGGTGCACCGCATCGAGGTGGCCGGCAAGACGGTGCCGGTCGTGCTGATGGGCGACGCGGCGCACACCGCGCACTTTTCCATCGGCTCTGGCACCAAGCTCGCGCTCGAAGACGCCATCGATCTGGCGAACGAATTTGCGCTCGGCGAGAACATCAACGAGGTCCTGGCCGCCTACGAAGCGCACCGCAGCGTCGAGGTACTGAAGATCCAGAATGCGGCGCGCAACTCGACGGAATGGTTCGAGAACGTTGGCCGCTACACCGGCATGAAGGTCGAGCAGTTCGCGTATTCGCTGCTGACACGCTCGCAGCGCATCAGCCACGAAAACCTGCGCCTGCGCGATGCCGCCTGGCTCGGTGGTTACGAGCAATGGCTGGCCGGCGGCAAGAAGGCGATCCCGCCGATGCTGATGCCGCTCACTGTGCGCGGCCTTACGCTGAAGAACCGCATCGTCGTCTCGCCGATGGCGATGTACAGCGCGGTCGATGGCGTGCCGATGGACTTTCATCTTGTGCACCTTGGCGCACGTGCACTTGGCGGCGCGGCGATGGTCTTCGTCGAGATGACGAGCCCGACGCCTGAAGGCCGCATCACGCCGGCTTGTACCGGTCTGTACAACGACGCGCAATCGGCTGCGTTCAGGCGCATCGTCGACTTCGTGCACGGCCAGAGCAGCGCGAAGATCGGCATGCAGCTGGGCCACAGCGGCCCGAAGGGCTCGACGCGTGTGGGCTGGGAAGGCACCGACGAGCCGCTCGAAGCCGGAAACTGGCCTCTGCTGGCTGCCAGCGCGCTGGCCTATGGCGAACAGAATCAATTACCGGCAGCGATGACGCGTGCCGACATGGACCTGATGCGAGAGCAGTTCGTGGCGTCGACGCGGCGTACGGCCGAGGCTGGCTTCGACTGGCTCGAGCTGCATTGCGCACACGGTTATTTGCTCTCTGCGTTCCTGAGCCCGCTGACCAATCTGCGCGATGACGAGTACGGTGGCGCGACGGAAAATCGCCTGCGCTATCCGCTAGAAGTCTTCGCCGCGATGCGCGCCGCATGGCCGGCAGAGCGACCGATGAGCGTGCGCATCTCGGCGCACGACTGGGCGCCTGGCGGCAACACCGACGACGATGCCATCGCGATGGCGCGGGCCTTCAAGGCGGCGGGCTGCGATGTCATCGACGTGTCGTCGGGCCAGACCACGCGCGCCGCGGCTCCCATCTATGGCCGCATGTACCAGACACCGTTTTCCGATCGCATCCGCAACGAGGTCGGCATCGCCACCATCGCAGTGGGTGCGATCACCGATGCCGATCAGGCCAACAGCATCATCGCCGCAGGCCGTGCTGACTTGTGCGCGGTGGCGCGGCCGCATCTGGCCGATCCGGCGTGGACGCTGCACGAAGCGGCCAAGTTGCAGAGCCGCGCGGTCGAATGGCCGAAGCAATACCTGAGCGGGCGCGACCAGATGTACCGCGAGATCGCCAAGCAGAAAGACATGCTGGCCGCCGCCAGTGCTGCTGCAGCCAGCGCGGCGGCCTCGAAATCGTTGCCGCCCGAGGAATAA
- a CDS encoding class I SAM-dependent methyltransferase: MQSLIPKIESQLAALSVPIALQLPDGRRVSAPGSRVTLAFSEWSALAKLAGRQIGSIGEAYVEGKVQIEGAMRDLFDAAVALVPSNPIEKSDTSWWSRLQRHAKSRGSHSLHKDAKQIEFHYDVSDDFYALWLDPRRVYSCAYYRTADMTLAQAQEAKLDHICKKLMLQPGERLLDVGSGWGGLLLWAAEHYGVDATGITLSKNQHAHVQQLIEEKGLQSRVRVELSDYRTLDETQPFDKISSIGMMEHVGAANMPTYFAKIHALLKPGGLVMNHGITSGGLDYQQLGAGMGDFIEKYIFPGGELLHVTHVLRDMAASGLEMVDTENLRPHYARTLWAWSDSLESKLIEAREVLEHTSNRAGNAERILRAYRLYLAGSAMSFEQGWISLHQMLATKPDGDAATGRLRGAQSVYPFARDYIYK, encoded by the coding sequence ATGCAAAGCCTGATTCCCAAAATCGAGTCGCAGCTTGCGGCACTTTCTGTCCCGATCGCCTTGCAGTTGCCCGATGGCCGGAGGGTCTCCGCACCAGGCTCTCGCGTCACCTTGGCTTTCTCCGAATGGTCGGCCCTGGCCAAGCTCGCTGGCCGACAGATAGGCTCCATCGGGGAGGCTTATGTCGAAGGTAAAGTGCAGATCGAAGGCGCCATGCGAGACCTGTTCGACGCCGCGGTCGCGTTGGTGCCAAGCAACCCGATCGAAAAATCCGACACCAGCTGGTGGAGCCGCCTGCAGCGGCACGCCAAGTCGCGTGGCTCGCACTCGCTGCACAAGGACGCGAAGCAGATCGAATTTCACTACGACGTCTCCGACGACTTCTACGCACTCTGGCTCGACCCGCGCCGTGTGTACTCGTGCGCTTACTACCGCACCGCCGACATGACACTGGCGCAGGCGCAAGAAGCCAAGCTCGACCACATCTGCAAGAAGCTGATGCTTCAGCCGGGTGAGCGCTTGCTGGACGTGGGCTCGGGCTGGGGTGGCTTGTTGCTGTGGGCTGCCGAGCACTACGGCGTCGACGCCACCGGCATCACGCTATCGAAAAACCAGCACGCGCACGTGCAGCAGCTCATCGAGGAAAAGGGCCTGCAGAGTCGTGTGCGCGTCGAGCTGAGCGACTACCGCACTCTCGACGAGACGCAGCCCTTCGACAAGATCTCGTCGATCGGCATGATGGAGCATGTCGGCGCGGCCAACATGCCGACCTACTTCGCGAAGATCCATGCGTTGCTGAAGCCGGGCGGCTTGGTCATGAACCATGGCATCACTTCCGGTGGCCTCGACTACCAGCAGCTGGGCGCCGGCATGGGCGACTTCATCGAGAAGTATATTTTTCCGGGTGGTGAGTTGCTGCATGTCACCCACGTGCTGCGCGACATGGCAGCGTCGGGGCTGGAAATGGTCGACACCGAAAACCTGCGGCCGCACTACGCGCGCACGCTCTGGGCATGGTCGGACTCGCTGGAGTCCAAGCTCATCGAGGCCCGCGAAGTGCTGGAGCACACCAGCAATCGCGCTGGCAACGCAGAGCGCATCCTGCGCGCCTACCGCCTCTATCTGGCCGGCTCGGCAATGAGTTTCGAGCAAGGATGGATTTCGCTTCACCAGATGCTGGCGACCAAGCCGGACGGTGACGCGGCGACGGGACGTTTGCGCGGTGCGCAATCGGTGTACCCTTTCGCCCGTGATTACATCTACAAGTGA
- a CDS encoding DUF1840 domain-containing protein, which produces MSETTMLYRFKSRASPDFVMLEVHARQLFEVIGKTPSPKGVVTVEQIPAAIAALQAAMTTESGNAHNNDNFAVEGHAADAEAQHVGLSQRASPLLHMLKDSLADSKDVTWEV; this is translated from the coding sequence GTGAGTGAGACGACCATGCTTTATCGGTTCAAGTCCCGGGCCTCGCCCGATTTCGTGATGCTCGAAGTGCACGCGCGCCAGCTGTTCGAGGTCATCGGCAAAACGCCGTCGCCCAAAGGCGTCGTGACCGTCGAGCAAATTCCGGCGGCCATCGCTGCGCTTCAGGCGGCCATGACGACCGAGAGCGGCAATGCGCACAACAACGACAACTTTGCGGTCGAAGGCCATGCCGCCGACGCTGAAGCACAGCACGTCGGCCTGAGCCAACGCGCTTCGCCGCTGCTTCACATGCTGAAGGACTCGCTCGCCGACAGCAAGGACGTTACCTGGGAGGTTTGA
- a CDS encoding Bug family tripartite tricarboxylate transporter substrate binding protein — MTSFTKIPRRTALAVSALALATAALSTHSAFAQSTWPTKPVRIVVPFAAGGTTDILARAVAPELSKAFGQQFIVDNRPGAGGNLGAEIVARAPNDGYTLLMGTVGTHGINRALYPKLPFDPIKDFAPITLVAAVPNVMEMNAEKAKALNINSVADFIKYAKANPGKLNMASSGSGTSIHLAGELFKSMTGTYMIHIPYRGSGPALMDMVGGSADVMFDNLPSSMQQIKGGKLKALAVTSATRSSALPDVPTVEEVGGPQLKGFEASSWFGLLAPAGTSPDIVNRIQQEVAKSLATPAMKEKMQLQGAIPSGDTPAAFTTLIANEHVKWAKVVKTSGATVD, encoded by the coding sequence ATGACTTCATTCACCAAGATCCCCCGTCGCACCGCGCTGGCCGTGTCTGCGCTCGCATTGGCAACCGCTGCGCTGTCCACCCACTCGGCCTTTGCCCAAAGCACCTGGCCGACCAAACCGGTTCGCATCGTCGTGCCGTTCGCCGCCGGCGGCACGACCGACATCCTGGCCCGCGCGGTCGCGCCAGAACTCTCCAAAGCCTTCGGCCAGCAATTTATCGTCGACAACCGCCCCGGCGCCGGCGGCAATCTCGGCGCCGAAATCGTCGCGCGCGCACCGAACGACGGCTACACGCTGTTGATGGGCACGGTCGGAACGCACGGCATCAACCGGGCGCTCTACCCCAAGCTGCCGTTCGACCCGATCAAGGATTTCGCGCCGATCACGCTGGTCGCCGCGGTCCCGAACGTGATGGAAATGAATGCCGAAAAAGCCAAGGCCCTGAACATCAACAGCGTGGCCGACTTCATCAAATACGCCAAGGCCAATCCGGGCAAGCTCAACATGGCATCGAGCGGCAGCGGCACTTCGATCCACCTGGCCGGCGAGCTCTTCAAGAGCATGACCGGCACCTACATGATCCACATCCCGTACCGCGGCTCGGGTCCGGCGTTGATGGACATGGTGGGCGGCAGTGCAGATGTGATGTTCGACAACCTGCCCTCGTCGATGCAACAGATCAAGGGCGGCAAGCTGAAGGCGCTGGCCGTGACCAGCGCGACGCGCTCGTCGGCATTGCCCGACGTGCCGACTGTGGAAGAGGTCGGTGGCCCGCAGCTCAAGGGCTTCGAGGCCAGCTCGTGGTTCGGCCTGCTGGCGCCGGCCGGCACGTCGCCCGACATCGTCAACCGCATTCAGCAGGAAGTGGCCAAGTCACTGGCCACACCCGCCATGAAAGAGAAGATGCAGTTGCAAGGCGCGATCCCGAGTGGCGACACGCCAGCAGCGTTCACCACGCTGATCGCCAATGAGCACGTCAAATGGGCCAAGGTCGTGAAGACCAGCGGCGCCACGGTGGACTGA
- a CDS encoding alpha-ketoacid dehydrogenase subunit beta yields the protein MALIELSYAEAAALAVQHEMEADANVVVIGEDVGRGGIFGQYRGLQQRFGPDRVIDTPISEAAIMGAGVGMALAGLRPVVEMRVVDFALCGMDELVNQAAKNRFMFGGQGRVPLVARMPGGIWDASAAQHSQSLEAWFTHLPGVVVVSPSTPQDNYSLLRAALQCGDPVVYIEHKALWGARGPVDVALEVPLGQATRRRSGDTLTMVSWGKQLLACAAACDALSDQGVTVDLLDLRTLWPWDRDTVLASCARTKRLLVVHEAVQAAGFGAEIAASAAEATGCKIARLGAPRIPVGYSAVLEAQSRVSADAIVAAARALAERSA from the coding sequence ATGGCATTGATCGAACTCAGCTATGCGGAGGCCGCGGCGCTCGCGGTGCAACACGAAATGGAAGCCGATGCCAACGTCGTCGTGATCGGCGAAGACGTCGGTCGCGGCGGCATCTTCGGCCAGTACCGGGGACTGCAGCAGCGCTTCGGACCCGACCGCGTTATCGACACGCCGATCAGCGAGGCCGCCATCATGGGCGCCGGCGTCGGAATGGCCCTCGCAGGCTTGCGGCCGGTGGTCGAAATGCGCGTGGTCGACTTCGCGCTGTGCGGCATGGACGAACTGGTCAACCAGGCAGCCAAGAACCGCTTCATGTTCGGCGGCCAAGGGCGCGTGCCGCTGGTAGCGCGCATGCCGGGCGGCATCTGGGACGCCTCCGCCGCGCAGCATTCGCAGTCGCTCGAAGCCTGGTTCACGCACCTGCCCGGCGTGGTCGTGGTGAGCCCGTCGACACCGCAAGACAACTACAGCCTGCTGCGCGCCGCGCTGCAATGCGGCGACCCGGTTGTCTACATCGAGCACAAGGCGCTGTGGGGCGCAAGGGGCCCGGTAGACGTTGCATTGGAGGTGCCGCTCGGCCAGGCCACGCGGCGGCGCAGCGGCGACACGCTGACGATGGTCAGCTGGGGCAAGCAGCTGCTGGCTTGTGCCGCCGCGTGCGACGCGCTGTCCGATCAAGGCGTGACGGTCGATCTGCTCGATCTGCGCACGCTGTGGCCGTGGGATCGCGACACCGTGCTCGCATCGTGTGCCCGAACGAAGCGCTTGCTGGTCGTGCACGAGGCGGTGCAAGCGGCCGGCTTCGGTGCCGAGATCGCAGCGTCAGCGGCAGAGGCCACCGGTTGCAAGATCGCACGGCTCGGTGCGCCACGCATTCCCGTTGGCTATTCGGCGGTGCTCGAAGCGCAGTCGCGGGTAAGCGCCGATGCGATCGTGGCCGCGGCACGCGCGCTGGCAGAGCGCAGCGCCTGA
- a CDS encoding thiamine pyrophosphate-dependent dehydrogenase E1 component subunit alpha, whose product MDLLVSDDKRRALYRTMVRIRAFENAAEIASQGGVSAYGQEAAGLVKVRGPLHLSTGQEAVPAGVCAHLNVTDYLTSTHRGHGHTLAKGADLTRMMCELFGKATGFNGGKGGSMHIADFSVGMLGANGVVAAGLPIAVGAAHAQKLQKRDAITVCFFGDGAINRGPFLESLNWARVYGLPVLFVCEDNRWSATTASGPMTAGDGASARAQSMDIAATQVDGNDVFAVHAAAARLVAEVRSGGGPRLLHALTYRVKGHVSVDPAAYRDPAELAAALETDPIANARAQCLKAGITASALDGIDAEAHAEVEGALSAADAAPWPDPSAAYTDIQTIGAGQWH is encoded by the coding sequence ATGGATTTGCTGGTGTCAGACGACAAACGACGTGCGCTCTACCGCACGATGGTGCGCATTCGCGCTTTCGAGAATGCGGCGGAGATCGCCAGCCAGGGGGGCGTGAGCGCTTATGGGCAAGAGGCGGCGGGCCTCGTCAAGGTGCGCGGCCCGCTGCACTTGTCGACCGGACAAGAGGCGGTACCGGCGGGTGTCTGCGCGCACTTGAACGTGACGGACTACCTCACCTCGACGCATCGCGGCCACGGCCACACGCTGGCCAAAGGCGCCGACCTGACGCGAATGATGTGCGAGCTGTTCGGCAAGGCGACCGGCTTCAACGGCGGCAAAGGCGGCTCGATGCACATCGCCGATTTCTCGGTCGGCATGCTCGGCGCCAACGGCGTGGTGGCGGCGGGCCTGCCCATCGCTGTCGGCGCGGCGCACGCGCAAAAACTGCAGAAGCGCGATGCCATCACAGTTTGTTTTTTCGGCGATGGCGCGATCAACCGCGGCCCGTTTCTGGAGTCGCTCAACTGGGCGCGCGTCTACGGCTTGCCGGTACTGTTCGTCTGCGAAGACAACCGATGGAGCGCCACCACCGCGAGCGGTCCGATGACCGCAGGTGATGGCGCGTCAGCGCGTGCGCAATCGATGGACATCGCGGCCACGCAGGTCGACGGCAACGATGTGTTCGCGGTGCATGCGGCGGCCGCGAGGCTTGTCGCCGAAGTGCGAAGCGGCGGCGGGCCGCGCCTGCTGCACGCGCTCACCTACCGCGTCAAAGGCCACGTGTCGGTCGACCCTGCGGCCTATCGCGACCCCGCTGAACTGGCGGCGGCACTCGAGACCGACCCGATCGCCAATGCGCGCGCGCAATGCCTGAAAGCAGGCATCACCGCCTCTGCGCTGGACGGCATCGATGCCGAAGCGCATGCCGAAGTCGAAGGCGCACTCAGCGCCGCCGACGCAGCCCCATGGCCCGACCCTAGCGCCGCCTACACCGACATCCAGACCATCGGAGCCGGCCAATGGCATTGA
- a CDS encoding helix-turn-helix domain-containing protein, translated as MPLTTTSTTRAPWQLFANTAAERTALARRQFFEEGVRPSGLVGEAVIQSWMRCNRAHQNTRRAVVFDAVTPSRLHATLGRNRELLAAAQLDLHSMESALAGTDCRVLLTDAQGVIVHATQHDAAAQQPILRQTARVGINIAESVIGTSAPGIVAATGQACTVNGAEHYYDCLSTMQCAAAPIRDVHGHLAGVLDVTAESRRFGFDAASMVALFATTIENRLLQAQSHDHLVLRFQASPSLFGTPLEGLAGIATDGTVAWMNTAGAGLIQPRHCGGSGPGDVERLFGLDLRALLRLGRSKGPQPVRLTSGLSVWLQATWQGRDGIDFRHATPLRAARIADAGRAIQVIEVAETAASTTTMKTATTPADTPVIPAAASPSEADTLRGHSRKLIEDALAAHGGNIAQAARQLKVSRGMLYRRLYRWSHTDCVVPDTNTSAG; from the coding sequence ATGCCCTTGACGACCACCAGCACCACGCGCGCGCCCTGGCAACTCTTCGCAAACACGGCCGCAGAGCGGACCGCATTGGCGCGTCGGCAGTTTTTCGAAGAAGGCGTGCGGCCCTCGGGCCTGGTCGGCGAGGCGGTGATCCAGTCGTGGATGCGCTGCAACCGCGCGCATCAAAACACGCGCCGCGCAGTGGTGTTCGATGCCGTCACGCCGAGCCGCCTGCACGCCACGCTCGGCCGCAACCGCGAGTTGCTGGCGGCCGCGCAGCTCGACCTGCACAGCATGGAAAGCGCCCTCGCCGGCACCGATTGCCGCGTGCTGTTGACCGACGCGCAAGGCGTGATCGTGCATGCGACACAACACGATGCGGCCGCGCAGCAACCCATCCTGCGACAGACCGCGCGCGTCGGCATCAACATCGCCGAGAGCGTGATCGGCACCAGCGCGCCGGGCATCGTGGCCGCCACCGGCCAGGCCTGCACGGTGAACGGTGCCGAGCACTACTACGACTGCCTCAGCACGATGCAATGCGCCGCCGCACCGATCCGCGATGTGCATGGCCATCTTGCCGGCGTGCTCGACGTCACCGCCGAATCGCGGCGCTTCGGTTTCGATGCGGCGTCGATGGTGGCGCTCTTCGCCACCACCATCGAGAACCGGCTGCTGCAGGCGCAGTCGCACGACCATCTGGTGCTGCGCTTTCAGGCCAGCCCCTCGCTCTTCGGCACGCCGCTCGAAGGGCTGGCCGGTATCGCGACGGATGGCACGGTGGCATGGATGAACACTGCCGGTGCGGGCCTGATTCAACCGCGGCATTGCGGTGGGAGTGGCCCGGGCGATGTCGAGCGATTGTTCGGACTCGACCTGCGCGCGTTGCTTCGGCTCGGGCGCAGCAAAGGGCCGCAACCGGTGCGGCTGACGAGCGGCTTGTCGGTCTGGCTTCAGGCGACATGGCAAGGGCGCGACGGCATCGACTTCAGGCATGCGACGCCTCTGCGGGCGGCACGGATCGCCGACGCCGGACGCGCGATCCAGGTCATTGAAGTTGCAGAGACAGCCGCTTCGACAACAACGATGAAGACAGCAACGACGCCGGCCGACACGCCAGTCATTCCTGCAGCCGCATCACCTTCAGAAGCAGACACGTTGCGCGGCCATAGCCGCAAGCTGATCGAAGACGCGCTCGCCGCGCACGGCGGCAACATCGCGCAGGCTGCACGCCAGTTGAAGGTATCGCGCGGCATGCTGTATCGGCGGCTGTATCGGTGGTCGCACACCGACTGCGTCGTCCCTGACACCAACACGTCAGCCGGGTAA